The following proteins are co-located in the Lasioglossum baleicum unplaced genomic scaffold, iyLasBale1 scaffold0151, whole genome shotgun sequence genome:
- the LOC143220054 gene encoding uncharacterized protein LOC143220054: MADLVSNQQLIGQRISRLVSNIKKRGKANISLGLLQSGLTTLQELWSDYRRGDSAIRAATEKDPKLKESAYIQDDEYEEVQLVHMEQTGLLRDMISDLRASATVKESPNSNSTVVETGTQRSRAVLPKMPLPSFDGQYKDWPSFRDLFTSLIIKDPTLSPVERLHYLKTCMKGSAAALLKNVKTTAENFQVAWEKLENRYENRRKLVEAQIRLLSKLSPVRKESAVELQRLFDETFDAVDALINLDRPVNNAEDWIVELTTQRLDQQSRREWEDFVKLSKDISTMEQLREFMLGRIQTCEELEAPPERESATIKKTATKSFKVHQVSKASPSGRSCSLCQDQHFIQHCKQFRDKSPSERKDAVRTLNICFNCLGNHQVNDCKSPKRCQRCEGKHHTLIHEAVPSRQKNNAAGTCVQQVSTHVSNASVILGTARVLVLGPLGQSSLARVLIDPGSEVSLVSEALAQRLGLQRSQARIPLRGVGKSRAQFTRGKTVLAIAPHHEQKRIFEVPAYILPELSKYQPRNLPSPSSWPHVKGLKLADPIYHHTDPVDILLGAESYDLILLEGVKKGPTHTPVAQETHFGWILTGGSGPSNSNCSSDRAEAPVLHSRVDQELMASLSRFWEQEEVEAAIPGTEDDIRAEEHFSTTYARLPDGRFMVRLPFKDTPELGNSRHTAVKTIDGLSSRFRRSEEFRLAYQDFLTTYEALGHMSSTPPSSGFTQ, from the exons ATGGCTGACCTTGTCAGTAATCAGCAACTCATCGGCCAACGGATTTCCCGACTCGTTTCAAACATCAAAAAACGGGGAAAGGCCAATATTTCGCTTGGATTACTTCAATCTGGCCTGACTACCCTCCAAGAACTATGGTCCGATTATCGAAGGGGAGATTCCGCCATCAGAGCCGCTACTGAAAAGGATCCTAAATTAAAGGAAAGTGCATACATCCAGGACGACGAGTACGAAGAAGTGCAACTGGTCCACATGGAACAGACTGGATTGCTGAGAGACATGATTTCGGACCTCAGGGCATCAGCGACCGTTAAAGAATCTCCGAATTCAAACTCAACGGTCGTCGAGACGGGCACTCAGAGGTCGCGCGCCGTGTTGCCAAAAATGCCTCTCCCATCTTTTGACGGACAATACAAGGACTGGCCGTCCTTTCGCGACTTGTTTACATCACTGATAATCAAGGACCCTACTCTTTCGCCTGTAGAACGTCTGCATTATCTTAAAACCTGCATGAAGGGTAGCGCCGCAGCCTTACTTAAAAATGTCAAGACGACTGCCGAAAACTTCCAGGTCGCGTGGGAGAAACTTGAAAACCGCTATGAGAACCGTCGAAAGCTGGTCGAAGCCCAGATCAGACTCCTTTCGAAGCTATCTCCAGTTCGCAAGGAATCCGCCGTCGAATTGCAGCGACTTTTCGACGAAACGTTTGATGCCGTCGATGCCCTCATAAACCTTGACAGACCTGTGAACAACGCCGAAGACTGGATCGTTGAATTAACCACCCAACGGTTGGATCAACAGTCACGACGTGAGTGGGAGGATTTTGTCAAGTTATCAAAGGACATTTCCACTATGGAGCAGTTGAGGGAGTTTATGCTCGGGCGCATACAAACCTGCGAAGAACTGGAAGCTCCGCCGGAAAGAGAGTCAGCAACGATCAAGAAGACTGCAACCAAGAGCTTCAAGGTTCATCAAGTTTCCAAGGCCAGCCCCTCGGGAAGATCCTGCAGCCTTTGCCAGGATCAACACTTCATTCAACACTGCAAGCAATTCCGTGATAAGTCACCTTCTGAACGAAAGGACGCTGTTCGTACATTAAACATCTGCTTCAACTGCCTTGGCAACCACCAAGTTAATGATTGCAAGTccccgaagcgatgtcagcgatGTGAAGGCAAGCATCACACGCTGATACACGAAGCAGTTCCTTCTCGACAGAAGAATAATGCAGCTGGGACCTGCGTGCAGCAGGTATCTACTCACGTGAGTAACGCTTCGGTGATTCTCGGTACCGCTCGTGTTTTAGTTCTAGGCCCACTCGGACAAAGCAGCCTCGCTCGCGTACTCATCGATCCCGGCAGTGAGGTTTCCTTAGTCTCAGAAGCTCTTGCTCAACGACTCGGACTCCAAAGAAGTCAGGCTAGGATTCCTCTTCGTGGCGTTGGAAAATCCAGAGCGCAGTTCACTCGGGGGAAGACTGTTCTCGCAATTGCTCCTCATCACGAGCAAAAGAGAATCTTCGAGGTTCCTGCCTACATTCTTCCCGAACTCTCCAAGTACCAACCTCGAAATCTACCCTCTCCCAGCTCCTGGCCCCACGTTAAGGGATTGAAACTCGCCGATCCTATCTATCACCATACCGATCCTGTAGACATCCTCCTAGGAGCCGAGTCCTACGACCTCATTCTCTTGGAAGGCGTCAAGAAAGGGCCGACACACACTCCAGTCGCTCAGGAGACCCACTTCGGCTGGATTCTGACCGGAGGATCTGGACCGTCGAACTCTAACTGTTCGTCTGATCGCGCTGAGGCTCCAGTACTTCACAGCAGGGTAGACCAGGAACTTATGGCTTCCTTATCGAGGTTCTGGGAGCAGGAGGAAGTCGAGGCAGCGATTCCTGGCACGGAAGACGACATCCGAGCTGAGGAACACTTCTCCACCACTTACGCCCGTCTACCTGATGGTCGCTTCATGGTGCGTCTGCCGTTCAAGGACACTCCAGAGTTGGGAAACTCACGACACACCGCCGTGAAAACTATTGATGGTCTAAGCTCCAGGTTCCGACGCTCTGAAGAGTTCAGGCTCGCTTATCAAGACTTCCTGACCACCTACGAGGCACTAGGGCACATGTCGTCGACTCCACCTTCTTCCGGTT TCACTCAATGA
- the LOC143220051 gene encoding uncharacterized protein LOC143220051 gives MQAETATDEEEYFVVEEIIFDAQAETATDEEEHFVVEEVTCDVQAETATDEVEMVCDANTENFMAESIRNKEVTCDVQAETATDEVEMVYDANTENFMAESIDNKEVTCDVQAETATDEEEYFVVEKETTTEPVEVSSLSEGLSIADMRHVFHQVQEASEHSKKYGCTTKNLQIEKMFRSGLETTMVLKCTMCDHRANVRSQRGDTKAMNINHGVVAGTITTGGGYAQAEEFLAALNIPMMSKKKYQSCHDVVVLKVIAAAEKVMLAAAAEEIRLAIERGDVINGIPHIPVVCDGTWMKRSYRTGKYDSIAGVGVIIGYYTKKVLFVGVRNKDCSICREASKKDQEPREHECFKNWSRNETSTKMESDTIAEGFRTSIEKRGLIYSTIIGDGDSSVYKTILDCDPYKTLVRVKKIECTNHLLRNFCNKMKEIVKKTPAGYYRRIVEACIRRMRTGIVKAAEQSQ, from the coding sequence ATGCAGGCAGAAACTGCCACCGACGAAGAGGAGTACTTCGTAgtggaagaaataatattcgacGCGCAGGCAGAAACTGCCACCGACGAAGAGGAGCACTTCGTCGTGGAAGAAGTAACATGCGACGTGCAGGCAGAAACTGCCACCGACGAAGTGGAAATGGTGTGCGACGCAAACACCGAAAATTTCATGGCAGAGTCCATAAGAAACAAAGAAGTAACATGCGACGTGCAGGCAGAAACTGCCACCGACGAAGTGGAAATGGTGTACGACGCGAACACCGAAAATTTCATGGCAGAGTCCATAGATAACAAAGAAGTAACATGCGACGTGCAGGCAGAAACTGCCACCGACGAAGAGGAGTACTTCGTCGTAGAAAAAGAAACGACGACCGAACCAGTGGAAGTATCATCCCTTTCGGAAGGGTTGAGCATAGCTGACATGCGCCACGTCTTTCACCAGGTACAGGAGGCAAGCGAGCATTCGAAAAAATACGGATGTACAACCAAGAATCTGCAAATAGAAAAGATGTTTAGATCGGGCTTGGAAACAACTATGGTTCTGAAATGCACGATGTGCGATCATAGAGCAAATGTCCGTAGCCAACGTGGTGATACTAAAGCGATGAACATCAACCACGGTGTAGTCGCCGGAACAATAACCACCGGAGGCGGATACGCACAAGCGGAAGAATTTTTGGCGGCCCTGAACATCCCCATGATGAGCAAGAAAAAATATCAGAGTTGTCATGACGTCGTCGTCCTTAAAGTAATTGCTGCTGCGGAAAAGGTAATGTTAGCAGCGGCCGCAGAGGAGATAAGACTAGCCATTGAAAGAGGCGATGTCATAAACGGAATTCCACATATTCCTGTCGTGTGTGACGGAACCTGGATGAAGAGGTCTTACCGAACAGGAAAATATGACTCCATAGCTGGTGTCGGCGTGATAATAGGCTATTACACGAAGAAAGTTTTATTCGTGGGAGTCAGGAATAAAGACTGCAGCATTTGTCGTGAAGCGTCGAAGAAGGATCAAGAACCGCGGGAACACGAATGTTTCAAGAATTGGAGCAGAAACGAAACGTCCACCAAAATGGAGAGCGACACCATCGCAGAAGGCTTCAGGACAAGTATTGAAAAACGAGGATTGATATATTCGACGATCATTGGTGACGGCGACAGCAGCGTCTACAAAACAATTCTGGACTGTGATCCATACAAGACGTTGGTTCGCGTGAAGAAAATAGAATGCACGAATCATTTGTTGCGCAATTTCTGcaacaaaatgaaagaaattgtgAAGAAGACTCCAGCCGGGTACTACAGGCGAATCGTGGAAGCATGTATTCGGCGGATGCGAACGGGAATTGTGAAAGCTGCAGAACAGAGCCAATGA
- the LOC143220055 gene encoding uncharacterized protein LOC143220055: MSRRLPKTSRSLRKESAVELQRLFDETFDAVDALINLDRPVNNAEDWIVELTTQRLDQQSRREWEDFVKLSKDIPTMEQLREFMLGRIQTCEELEAPPERESATIKKTATKSFKVHQVSKASPSGRSCSLCQDQHFIQHCKQFRDKSPSERKDAVRTLNICFNCLGNHQVNDCKSPKRFLGPLGQSSLARVLIDPGSEVSLVSEALAQRLGLQRSQARIPLRGVGKSRAQFTRGKTVLAIAPHHEQKRIFEVPAYILPELSKYQPRNLPSPSSWPHVKGLKLADPIYHHTDPVDILLGAESYDLILLEGVKKGPTHTPLAQETHFGWILTGGSGPSNSNCSGDRAEAPVLHSRVDQELMASLSRFWEQEEVEAAIPGTEDDIRAEEHFSTTYARLPDGRFIVRLPFKDTPELGNSRHTAVKTLDGLSSRFRRSEEFRIAYQDFLTTYEALGHMSSTPPSSGCNSYYLPHHGVLRESSKTTKLRVVFNGSMPSSNGKSLNDFLLRGPNLLPNLADVLLRWRRHRFVFSADIEKMYRQILVYPEDRRWQRIVWRSGRRENLLDYELNTVTYGLACAPYLAIRCLHQLAQLEELRYPRGSHTVLRDIYMDDVLTGADSVPEARLKQLEVRELLMAGGFPLRKWASNSRELLEGLSIDERKGIVEWDSLTLHSVLGIQWLPSSDCFQISAATSIRNTGYTKRAVLSGTAQLFDPLGWLAPVTIVAKVLMQSLWLLKIDWDAPLPEREELIWQKFQQQLPTLQTIRVPRWLGISGSNPTIEIHGFADASQRAYAAVVYSRVLDERGVATVSLIVAKSKVAPLKRVSLPRLELCAAFLLAKLTDHITKALDLRDIGLHLWSDSSVTLSWIQGHPSRWPTYVANRVAEIQRMVPLAKWHHVRSAENPADCASRGLYPTEMTNFELWWRGPEWLSSSGHFPETVGSEAHPEATEPLIHHVARRPEGSACSLIERFSNLTHLLRVLAWCRRWRPGQRKPESILTASEILSCKLTLLQLEQAAHFMEDIRALRKNQPVPSKSRLAKLSPFLDPEGVLRVGGRLQVTNLTYDRKHPAILPDDSALARLWVDAAHKRCLHGGTQLTLATLRQECWVLKGRHMVKSCIRHCTTCIRWKGQTVQPKMGNLPLPRLTPCRPFYRSGIDYAGPILLRSSSGRGQRTSKGYIAVFICLVTKAVHLEAASDGSTDTFLAALRRFIARRGRCSELYSDCGRNFVGANHELRGLLRQSEKQGGGPFAAASREGITWRFNPPSAPHFGGLWEAAVKSVKYHLRRIIGEQRLTFEELTTLLTGIEACLNSRPLLPMSDDPEDPVALTPGHFLIGEPLIAIPEPNLEDLPASRLARWQLLQQMQQHFWKRWSREYLNSLQTRGKWQRDKALIKAGTLCLIKSELLPPTQWPLARVVNVHPGPDSSIRVATVRTAKSQFLRPVHKLIPLLAPDDAETDAGREPEAGVSRDSSTSHL; the protein is encoded by the exons ATGTCAAGACGACTGCCGAAAACTTCCAGGTCGC TTCGCAAGGAATCCGCCGTCGAATTGCAGCGACTTTTCGACGAAACGTTTGATGCCGTCGATGCCCTCATAAACCTTGACAGACCTGTGAACAACGCCGAAGACTGGATCGTTGAATTAACCACCCAACGGTTGGATCAACAGTCACGACGTGAGTGGGAGGATTTTGTCAAGTTATCAAAGGACATTCCCACTATGGAGCAGTTGAGGGAGTTTATGCTCGGGCGCATACAAACCTGCGAAGAACTGGAAGCTCCGCCGGAAAGAGAGTCAGCAACGATCAAGAAGACTGCAACCAAGAGCTTCAAGGTTCATCAAGTTTCCAAGGCCAGCCCCTCGGGAAGATCCTGCAGCCTTTGCCAGGATCAACACTTCATTCAACACTGCAAGCAATTCCGTGATAAGTCACCTTCTGAACGAAAGGACGCTGTTCGTACATTAAACATCTGCTTCAACTGCCTTGGCAACCACCAAGTTAATGATTGCAAGTccccgaagcgat TTCTAGGCCCACTCGGACAAAGCAGCCTCGCTCGTGTACTCATCGATCCCGGCAGTGAGGTTTCCTTAGTCTCAGAAGCTCTGGCTCAACGACTCGGCCTCCAAAGAAGTCAGGCTAGGATTCCTCTTCGTGGCGTTGGAAAATCCAGAGCGCAGTTCACTCGGGGGAAGACTGTTCTCGCAATTGCTCCTCATCACGAGCAAAAGAGAATCTTCGAGGTTCCTGCCTACATTCTTCCCGAACTCTCCAAGTACCAACCTCGAAATCTACCCTCTCCCAGCTCCTGGCCCCACGTTAAGGGATTGAAACTCGCCGATCCTATCTATCACCATACCGATCCTGTAGACATCCTCCTAGGAGCCGAGTCCTACGACCTCATACTCTTGGAAGGCGTCAAGAAAGGGCCGACACACACTCCACTCGCTCAGGAGACCCACTTCGGCTGGATTCTGACCGGAGGATCTGGACCGTCGAACTCTAACTGTTCGGGTGATCGCGCTGAGGCTCCAGTACTTCACAGCAGGGTAGACCAGGAACTTATGGCTTCCTTATCGAGGTTCTGGGAGCAGGAGGAAGTCGAGGCAGCGATTCCTGGCACGGAAGACGACATCCGAGCTGAGGAACACTTCTCCACCACTTACGCCCGTCTACCTGATGGTCGCTTCATAGTGCGTCTGCCGTTCAAGGACACTCCAGAGTTGGGAAACTCACGACACACCGCCGTGAAAACTCTTGATGGTCTAAGCTCCAGGTTCCGACGCTCTGAAGAGTTCAGGATCGCTTATCAAGACTTCCTGACCACCTACGAGGCACTAGGGCACATGTCGTCGACTCCACCTTCTTCCGGTTGTAACTCCTATTATCTTCCTCATCACGGAGTGCTGCGGGAGAGCAGCAAGACTACCAAACTACGAGTAGTTTTCAACGGCTCAATGCCTTCTTCTAATGGGAAGTCACTCAATGATTTCCTTCTTCGGGGTCCTAATCTACTGCCTAATCTCGCTGACGTACTTCTGAGATGGCGGCGACACCGATTCGTGTTCTCAGCCGATATCGAGAAAATGTATCGGCAGATTCTCGTCTATCCTGAAGACCGAAGGTGGCAGCGGATCGTGTGGAGATCTGGAAGGAGGGAAAACCTACTAGATTACGAGCTCAACACTGTAACCTACGGACTTGCCTGTGCACCTTACCTGGCAATCCGATGTCTTCACCAACTCGCCCAACTGGAAGAGCTACGGTATCCACGAGGCTCCCACACCGTACTGAGGGACATATACATGGACGATGTCCTCACCGGAGCTGACTCCGTTCCAGAGGCTCGTCTGAAACAACTTGAGGTCCGAGAGCTCCTCATGGCGGGCGGATTCCCACTCAGGAAGTGGGCCTCCAACTCTCGGGAACTTCTGGAAGGACTCTCCATCGACGAGCGGAAGGGAATCGTCGAGTGGGACTCTCTCACATTACACAGCGTCCTGGGCATCCAATGGCTCCCTTCCTCTGACTGTTTTCAGATCTCCGCTGCCACTTCGATTCGGAACACTGGCTACACTAAGCGAGCGGTGCTCAGCGGGACGGCACAGCTCTTCGATCCCCTTGGCTGGTTGGCTCCCGTCACTATAGTCGCAAAGGTTCTCATGCAGTCTCTGTGGCTCCTCAAGATTGACTGGGATGCACCTCTACCAGAAAGGGAGGAACTTATCTGGCAGAAGTTTCAACAGCAGCTGCCCACGCTGCAAACTATTCGAGTCCCACGCTGGCTGGGTATCAGTGGCTCCAATCCAACTATCGAGATCCACGGATTCGCTGATGCTTCCCAGCGAGCTTATGCGGCTGTGGTTTACTCTCGAGTCCTCGATGAGAGGGGAGTTGCCACCGTTTCACTCATCGTCGCCAAATCTAAGGTAGCTCCGTTGAAGAGAGTCTCACTACCGAGACTTGAGCTCTGTGCAGCGTTCCTGTTGGCCAAACTCACCGACCACATCACCAAGGCGCTCGACTTGCGGGATATCGGACTACATCTTTGGTCCGACTCCTCGGTGACACTCAGCTGGATTCAGGGGCATCCATCTCGTTGGCCGACGTACGTGGCCAACCGAGTCGCCGAAATCCAGAGGATGGTGCCTCTAGCCAAGTGGCATCATGTACGAAGTGCGGAGAACCCTGCAGACTGTGCTTCCAGGGGTCTGTATCCAACCGAGATGACAAACTTCGAGCTTTGGTGGAGGGGGCCCGAGTGGCTTTCTTCATCCGGACACTTTCCGGAGACCGTGGGCAGTGAAGCTCACCCCGAAGCCACTGAACCACTCATTCATCACGTGGCTCGCCGACCAGAGGGATCTGCATGCTCCTTGATCGAGCGGTTTTCTAACCTGACTCACCTACTCCGAGTGCTGGCTTGGTGTCGTCGTTGGAGACCTGGACAACGAAAACCAGAGTCAATTCTCACTGCCTCCGAGATACTATCTTGTAAACTCACTCTATTGCAGCTGGAACAAGCTGCACACTTCATGGAGGACATCAGGGCCCTCCGGAAAAACCAACCGGTGCCATCCAAGAGCCGGCTAGCAAAGCTCAGTCCTTTCCTAGATCCTGAAGGAGTACTGCGCGTTGGCGGCCGCCTCCAGGTCACCAACCTCACCTACGACAGGAAGCATCCCGCTATACTTCCAGACGACTCTGCCTTGGCAAGGCTGTGGGTAGACGCTGCGCACAAGCGGTGCCTCCACGGGGGAACTCAACTGACTCTCGCTACTCTTCGTCAAGAGTGCTGGGTCCTCAAGGGTCGTCATATGGTCAAGTCCTGTATCAGACATTGCACCACTTGTATACGTTGGAAGGGTCAAACTGTACAACCAAAAATGGGAAATCTTCCATTACCACGACTAACTCCTTGTCGTCCTTTTTACAGATCTGGAATTGACTATGCTGGACCAATACTGCTCAGATCCAGTAGTGGCCGTGGTCAGCGCACCTCGAAGGGATACATCGCCGTATTTATTTGCCTCGTCACTAAGGCCGTACATCTGGAGGCTGCATCGGATGGGTCCACCGATACCTTCTTGGCCGCTCTACGACGCTTCATTGCACGGCGTGGTCGCTGCTCCGAACTTTACAGCGATTGTGGACGGAACTTCGTAGGCGCTAACCACGAACTGCGTGGCCTTCTACGACAATCGGAGAAACAGGGAGGAGGCCCATTCGCCGCAGCTTCCAGAGAAGGAATTACCTGGAGATTCAATCCTCCTTCCGCTCCTCACTTCGGCGGACTCTGGGAGGCAGCTGTTAAGTCCGTTAAGTATCACCTCCGCAGAATCATTGGCGAGCAGAGATTGACCTTCGAGGAGCTGACCACGCTTCTGACGGGTATCGAAGCTTGTCTCAATTCCAGACCTTTATTGCCTATGTCAGACGACCCTGAGGATCCAGTTGCGCTAACGCCTGGTCACTTCTTGATCGGGGAACCTCTCATCGCAATCCCGGAGCCCAACCTCGAGGACCTTCCAGCATCACGCTTGGCTCGTTGGCAATTATTGCAACAAATGCAACAACATTTCTGGAAGCGCTGGTCACGGGAGTACTTAAATTCACTGCAAACTCGAGGCAAATGGCAAAGGGACAAGGCACTAATCAAGGCCGGAACTCTCTGCCTTATAAAAAGTGAACTTCTTCCTCCCACTCAATGGCCTCTCGCTCGCGTAGTAAACGTGCACCCGGGACCAGATTCTTCTATTCGAGTCGCAACTGTTCGTACTGCCAAGTCGCAATTTCTTAGGCCTGTACACAAACTAATTCCATTACTAGCGCCGGACGATGCTGAGACAGATGCTGGAAGGGAACCCGAGGCAGGCGTATCACGCGACTCTTCCACTTCTCATCTGTGA
- the LOC143220053 gene encoding uncharacterized protein LOC143220053 — translation MAGGFPLRKWASNSRELLEGLSIDERKGIVEWDSLTLHSVLGIQWLPSSDCFQISAATSIRNTGYTKRAVLSGTAQLFDPLGWLAPVTIVAKVLMQSLWLLKIDWDAPLPEREELIWQKFQQQLPTLQTIRVPRWLAFLLAKLTDHITKALDLRDIGLHLWSDSSVTLSWIQGHPSRWPTYVANRVAEIQRMVPLAKWHHVRSAENPADCASRGLYPTEMTNFELWWRGPEWLSSSGHFPETVGSEAHPEATEPFIHHVARRPEGSACSLIERFSNLTHLLRVLAWCRRWRPGQRKPESILTASEILSCKLTLLQLEQAAHFMEDIRALRKNQPVPSKSRLAKLSPFLDPEGVLRVGGRLQVTNLTYDRKHPAILPDDSALARLWVDAAHKRCLHGGTQLTLATLRQECWVLKGRHMVKSCIRHCTTCIRWKGQTAQPKMGNLPLPRLTPCRPFYRSGIDYAGPILLRSSSGRGQRTSKGYIAVFICLVTKAIHLEAASDGSTDTVLAALRRFIARRGRCSELYSDCGRNFVGANHELRGLLRQSEKQGGGPFAAASREGITWRFNPPSAPHFGGLWEAAVKSVKYHLRRIIGEQRLTFEELTTLLTGIEACLNSRPLLPMSDDPEDPVALTPGHFLIGEPLIAIPEPNLEDLPASRLSRWQLLQQMQQHFWKRWSREYLNSLQTRGKWQRDKALIKAGTLCLIKSELLPPTQWPLARVVNVHPGPDSSIRVATVRTAKSQFLRPVHKLIPLLAPNDAETDAGREPEAGVSRDSSTSHL, via the exons ATGGCGGGCGGATTCCCACTCAGGAAGTGGGCCTCCAACTCTCGGGAACTTCTGGAAGGACTCTCCATCGACGAGCGGAAGGGAATCGTCGAGTGGGACTCTCTCACATTACACAGCGTCCTAGGCATCCAATGGCTCCCTTCCTCTGACTGTTTTCAGATCTCCGCTGCCACTTCGATTCGGAACACTGGCTACACTAAGCGAGCGGTGCTCAGCGGGACGGCACAGCTCTTCGATCCCCTTGGCTGGTTGGCTCCCGTCACTATAGTCGCAAAGGTTCTCATGCAGTCTCTGTGGCTCCTCAAGATTGACTGGGATGCACCTCTACCAGAAAGGGAGGAACTCATCTGGCAGAAGTTTCAACAGCAGCTGCCCACGCTGCAAACTATTCGAGTCCCACGCTGGCTGG CGTTCCTGTTGGCCAAACTCACCGACCACATCACCAAGGCGCTCGACTTGCGGGATATCGGACTACATCTTTGGTCCGACTCCTCGGTGACTCTCAGCTGGATTCAGGGGCATCCATCTCGTTGGCCGACGTACGTGGCCAACCGAGTCGCCGAAATCCAGAGGATGGTGCCTCTAGCCAAGTGGCATCATGTACGAAGTGCTGAGAACCCGGCAGACTGTGCTTCCAGGGGTCTGTATCCAACCGAGATGACAAACTTCGAGCTTTGGTGGAGGGGGCCCGAGTGGCTTTCTTCATCCGGACACTTTCCGGAGACCGTGGGCAGTGAAGCTCACCCCGAAGCCACTGAACCATTCATTCATCACGTGGCTCGCCGACCAGAGGGATCTGCATGCTCCTTGATCGAGCGGTTTTCTAACCTGACTCACCTACTCCGAGTGCTGGCTTGGTGTCGTCGTTGGAGACCTGGACAACGAAAACCAGAGTCAATTCTCACTGCCTCCGAGATACTATCTTGTAAACTCACTCTATTGCAGCTGGAACAAGCTGCACACTTCATGGAGGACATCAGGGCCCTCCGGAAAAACCAACCGGTGCCATCCAAGAGCCGGCTAGCAAAGCTCAGTCCTTTCCTAGATCCTGAAGGAGTACTGCGCGTTGGCGGCCGCCTCCAGGTCACCAACCTCACCTACGACAGGAAGCATCCCGCTATACTTCCAGACGACTCTGCCTTGGCAAGGCTGTGGGTAGACGCTGCGCACAAGCGGTGCCTCCACGGGGGAACTCAACTGACTCTCGCTACTCTTCGTCAAGAGTGCTGGGTCCTCAAGGGTCGTCACATGGTCAAGTCCTGTATCAGACATTGCACCACTTGTATACGTTGGAAGGGTCAAACTGCACAACCAAAAATGGGAAATCTTCCATTACCACGACTAACTCCTTGTCGTCCTTTTTACAGATCTGGAATTGACTATGCTGGACCAATACTGCTCAGATCCAGTAGTGGCCGTGGTCAGCGCACCTCGAAGGGATACATCGCCGTATTCATTTGCCTCGTCACTAAGGCCATACATCTGGAGGCTGCATCGGATGGGTCCACCGATACCGTCTTGGCCGCTCTACGACGCTTCATTGCACGGCGTGGTCGCTGCTCCGAACTTTACAGCGATTGTGGACGGAACTTCGTAGGCGCTAACCACGAACTGCGTGGCCTTCTACGACAATCGGAGAAACAGGGAGGAGGCCCATTCGCCGCAGCTTCCAGAGAAGGAATTACCTGGAGATTCAATCCTCCTTCCGCTCCTCACTTCGGCGGACTCTGGGAGGCAGCTGTTAAGTCCGTTAAGTATCACCTCCGCAGAATCATTGGCGAGCAGAGATTGACCTTCGAGGAGCTGACCACGCTTCTGACGGGTATCGAAGCTTGTCTCAATTCCAGACCTTTATTGCCTATGTCAGACGACCCTGAGGATCCAGTTGCGCTAACGCCTGGTCACTTCTTGATCGGGGAACCTCTCATCGCAATCCCGGAGCCCAACCTCGAGGACCTTCCAGCATCACGCTTGTCTCGTTGGCAATTATTGCAACAAATGCAACAACATTTCTGGAAGCGCTGGTCACGGGAGTACTTAAATTCACTGCAAACTCGAGGCAAATGGCAAAGGGACAAGGCACTAATCAAGGCCGGAACCCTCTGCCTTATAAAAAGTGAACTTCTTCCTCCCACTCAATGGCCTCTCGCTCGCGTAGTAAACGTGCACCCGGGACCAGATTCTTCTATTCGAGTCGCAACTGTTCGTACTGCCAAGTCGCAATTTCTTAGGCCTGTACACAAACTAATTCCATTACTAGCGCCGAACGATGCTGAGACAGATGCTGGAAGGGAACCGGAGGCAGGCGTATCACGCGACTCTTCCACTTCTCATCTGTGA